One window of the Gambusia affinis linkage group LG01, SWU_Gaff_1.0, whole genome shotgun sequence genome contains the following:
- the ptpn11b gene encoding tyrosine-protein phosphatase non-receptor type 11b yields the protein MTSRRWFHPNITGIEAEQVLLTRGVHGSFLARPSKSNPGDFTLSVRRNNEVTHIKIQNSGDYYDLYGGEKFATLAELVQYYTEQQDLLRERNGHIIELKYPLNCKDPTSERWYHGHLSGRDAEKLLTEKGRAGSFLVRESQSKPGDFVLSVLTNEEKHDNIDRKTKVTHVMIRFQEGKYDVGGGERFDTLADLVDHYKKNPMVEKSGIVVHLKQPFNATRINAANIENRVRELNKVADNSEKPKQGFWEEFEVLQQQECKLLYPRKEGQKPENKSKNRYKNILPFDTTRVVIKDSESDAPGSDYINANYIRNVSEDGRHVEESKVFIATQGCLQNTVNDFWKMVYQENAHVIVMTTKEMERGRNKCVRYWPDLNGTKEFGKVLVRNVEEQPAQDYILRKLEVTRLDRKEPLRFIWHYQYLSWPDHGVPNEPGGVLWFLEEVNCTQSTIKDTGPIVVHCSAGIGRTGTIIVIDVLIDIINRQGLDCDIDIPKTIQMVRQQRSGMVQTEAQYKFIYMAVQQYIDTVQKRLEEEQRNKIKEREYSNIKYPQMTNSRSKHNMASSRSSSVMTNDDSSSVYENINFKTPQASFSSNTRR from the exons GCGTAACAATGAGGTGACCCACATTAAGATCCAGAACTCTGGGGACTACTATGACCTGTACGGCGGCGAGAAGTTTGCCACACTAGCTGAGCTGGTGCAGTATTACACTGAACAGCAGGACCTGCTGCGTGAGAGGAACGGCCACATCATCGAGCTGAAATATCCACTCAACTGCAAGGACCCCACCTCTGAGAG GTGGTACCATGGTCACCTCTCTGGGAGAGATGCAGAGAAACTCCTCACAGAAAAAGGCAGAGCTGGCAGCTTTCTGGTCCGAGAGAGTCAGAGTAAACCCGGAGACTTTGTCCTGTCGGTTCTCACCAACGAGGAGAAACACGACAACATCGACCGCAAAACCAAAGTCACACACGTTATGATTCGCTTCCAG gaagGAAAGTATGATGTGGGAGGTGGTGAACGGTTTGACACGTTGGCCGATCTGGTGGATCATTACAAAAAGAACCCCATGGTGGAAAAAAGCGGCATTGTAGTGCATCTCAAACAG CCTTTTAACGCCACGAGGATAAACGCTGCCAACATCGAGAACCGGGTACGAGAACTCAACAAAGTAGCAGACAACTCAGAGAAGCCAAAACAAGGATTCTGGGAGGAGTTTGAG GTACTTCAGCAGCAAGAGTGCAAACTGCTGTATCCCCGGAAAGAGGGCCAGAAGCCAGAAAACAAGAGTAAAAACAGATACAAGAACATCCTCCCCT TCGACACAACGCGAGTTGTGATTAAAGATTCTGAATCAGACGCTCCGGGTTCGGATTACATCAACGCTAACTATATCAGA AACGTGAGTGAAGACGGGCGGCATGTGGAGGAGAGTAAAGTCTTCATTGCCACCCAGGGCTGCCTGCAGAACACGGTGAACGACTTCTGGAAGATGGTGTATCAGGAGAATGCTCACGTCATCGTCATGACGACCAAGGAGATGGAGCGGGGAAGG AACAAATGCGTCCGGTACTGGCCAGACCTCAACGGCACTAAAGAGTTTGGGAAAGTCCTGGTGAGGAATGTGGAAGAGCAGCCGGCGCAGGACTACATCCTGAGGAAGCTGGAGGTGACGCGCCTGGACAGG AAGGAGCCTCTGCGGTTCATCTGGCACTACCAGTACCTGAGCTGGCCGGACCACGGCGTCCCCAACGAGCCCGGCGGCGTCCTCTGGTTCCTGGAGGAAGTCAACTGCACACAGAGCACCATTAAGGATACTGGACCCATCGTCGTCCACTGCAG TGCGGGCATCGGCAGAACCGGCACCATCATCGTCATCGACGTCCTCATCGACATCATCAACCGCCAAG GGTTGGACTGTGACATCGACATCCCAAAGACCATCCAGATGGTCCGGCAGCAGCGGTCCGGCATGGTCCAGACTGAGGCGCAATACAAGTTCATCTACATGGCAGTGCAGCAGTACATAGACACGGTCCAGAAGaggctggaggaggagcag aggaataaaataaaggagAGGGAATATTCAAACATCAAGTATCCACAGATGACCAACTCCAGGTCTAAGCACAACATGGCGTCCTCCAGGTCGTCTTCAGT AATGACAAATGATGATTCTTCGAGCGTGTACGAGAATATAAACTTCAAAACCCCCCAGGCATCGTTCAGTAGTAACACCAGGAGATAA
- the LOC122831410 gene encoding RING finger protein 223 codes for MGENTPQIWHMQIPGQEVPGELQKKISVASQPECSICYNTYDNVFKTPKLLECTHTFCLECLSRLMAVSLTDQDEGAGSTRLSCPFCRHPTMLPEDGPPALATSREVLCKLPSHQQQEEPVWLEGEKLCYKTSRQDAHSGVPDSPTAFCICIDIGASKSADAPVQTRRRSSGLMGRLADWKRMVLFVVLMVLLVIVVLWPLQCVFTTGNMRCMRNGPHISTTATTTTTFGPSLSRSGLKG; via the coding sequence ATGGGAGAAAACACTCCACAGATCTGGCACATGCAGATTCCTGGGCAGGAAGTTCCAGGTGAGCTGCAGAAGAAGATATCGGTGGCCAGCCAGCCGGAGTGCTCCATCTGCTACAACACCTACGACAACGTCTTCAAAACACCCAAGCTGCTGGAGTGCACCCACACCTTTTGCCTGGAGTGCCTGTCCCGCCTCATGGCCGTCTCCCTGACCGATCAGGATGAGGGCGCTGGCAGCACACGCCTCTCTTGCCCCTTCTGCCGCCATCCCACTATGCTGCCAGAGGACGGGCCCCCCGCCCTGGCCACCAGCCGGGAGGTCCTCTGCAAACTGCCCAGccaccagcagcaggaggagcccGTGTGGCTGGAGGGGGAGAAGTTGTGCTACAAGACATCCAGACAGGACGCCCACTCCGGAGTGCCTGACAGCCCCACGGCCTTCTGCATCTGCATCGACATCGGGGCCAGTAAGTCAGCGGACGCTCCGGTCCAGACCAGGCGCCGGAGCTCGGGTCTGATGGGCCGACTGGCAGACTGGAAGAGGATGGTGCTGTTCGTGGTGCTCATGGTGCTGCTGGTCATAGTGGTGCTGTGGCCTCTGCAGTGTGTGTTCACCACTGGAAACATGCGCTGCATGAGAAACGGACCCCACATCAGCACCACGGCAACCACCACCACGACCTTTGGCCCGTCGCTCAGCAGGTCCGGCCTGAAAGGATGA